The following DNA comes from Pirellulales bacterium.
AAGCTCGAGTACCCTGCGCTGGGCGAGGTGCGCGAGATCAGCGGGCGGCGGGCGCGCGTCGTCGCCAAGAGCCGCGGCATCGTGGGCTTCATGGTCAACCCTTATGTGTTCACCAACCTCGAACAGGCGGCCAGTTATCTGCGAAAGCCGGCCGACCGTTGTTCCTACTTTCTAGTGAAGCTGCGACCCGGCGCCGATGCCCAAGCAGTCTGCCGCGAGATCAACCGGCGAATTCCCGAGGTCGATGCCTTTCCCAGTGCGGAGTACGCTCGCAACTCGATCGACTTCTGGCTCACGCGCACCGGCCTGGGCATCAGCTTCGGGGCCGCCACAATGCTGGGACTTCTTGTGGGGCTGATTATCGTCGCGCAAACGCTCTACGCCTCGGTTTTGGACCGCCTCAGCGAATTCGGGGCGATGAAGGCCATGGGGGCCAGCGAACGGCAGATTTATGGTATGCTGTTGGCGCAGGCGATCACCATGGCTTTGGCGGGCTCGTTGCTGGGGCTGGAGGTCGTATTCTTGATCCAGCGCACGTTCAGCACTCCGCACGCGCCGATCGTCATTCCCTGGTGGCTGTCGCTGGGAAGCTTCGGCCTGGTGCTCGCCATCTGCCTCGTGTCGTCGGTGTTGCCCTACCTGCGAATTCGCAGGCTCGACCCCGCCATCGTTCTGAGGGGATGAGCCAT
Coding sequences within:
- a CDS encoding ABC transporter permease, which codes for MWSLALRTLIADRGKLATAMVGVVFSVVLVNVQGGLFNGLLGKIGLLVNSSDADIWVAHKYVHNIDFPLDIPKRWMYRIRAVPGVALAVPYVIGYGNMTLPSGGFEGVVVVGCDRKSLLGGAWSMDQGSAAEVRQTEGIIVDCFEEAKLEYPALGEVREISGRRARVVAKSRGIVGFMVNPYVFTNLEQAASYLRKPADRCSYFLVKLRPGADAQAVCREINRRIPEVDAFPSAEYARNSIDFWLTRTGLGISFGAATMLGLLVGLIIVAQTLYASVLDRLSEFGAMKAMGASERQIYGMLLAQAITMALAGSLLGLEVVFLIQRTFSTPHAPIVIPWWLSLGSFGLVLAICLVSSVLPYLRIRRLDPAIVLRG